One Streptomyces hundungensis DNA segment encodes these proteins:
- a CDS encoding IS5 family transposase (programmed frameshift), translated as MGRGDLTDAEWERLRPFLPVSNRRCGRWRDHRQVIDGILHRVRTGVQWRDLPERFGPWKTVYERHRMWSADGTWERLLQQVQAEADAVGEIDWDISVDSTIVRAHQHAAGARTEPPPAPASKGDAARTPGRNAVAEPRRPPGGGGAGGEGLGRSRGGFTTKLHLSADGRCRPLSLIVTPGQRADCTQFKPVLEKIRVPRIGSGRPRRKPDSLAADKGYSNGPCREYLRRRGIRHTIPEKTDSQAARLRKGSCGGRPPGFDEERYKKRNTVERAINRLKHARAVATRYDKRGYVFLGTATAAALVIWLRT; from the exons GCTGCGACCGTTCCTTCCGGTCAGCAACAGGCGTTGTGGCAGGTGGCGGGACCATCGGCAGGTGATCGACGGGATTCTGCACCGGGTGCGGACCGGCGTTCAGTGGCGTGACCTGCCCGAACGGTTCGGCCCGTGGAAGACGGTCTATGAACGCCACCGCATGTGGTCGGCCGACGGAACCTGGGAACGCCTGCTCCAGCAGGTCCAGGCCGAGGCCGATGCGGTCGGAGAGATCGACTGGGACATCTCGGTTGACTCCACCATCGTGCGGGCGCATCAGCACGCCGCTGGCGCCCGCACCGAACCACCGCCGGCTCCCGCCTCAAAGGGGGACGCAGCG AGAACACCAGGGCGAAACGCCGTGGCAGAGCCTCGTCGCCCGCCTGGTGGAGGTGGTGCAGGAGGTGAGGGCCTGGGCCGCTCGCGGGGCGGGTTCACCACCAAGCTCCACCTGAGCGCAGACGGCCGCTGCCGCCCGCTTTCCCTCATCGTCACACCGGGACAGCGGGCGGACTGCACGCAGTTCAAGCCCGTGTTGGAGAAGATCCGCGTCCCGCGGATCGGGTCGGGCAGGCCGCGCAGGAAGCCTGACAGCCTCGCGGCGGACAAGGGTTACAGCAACGGCCCGTGCCGCGAGTACCTGCGGCGCCGGGGCATCCGGCACACGATTCCGGAGAAGACCGACAGCCAGGCCGCCCGCCTGCGCAAAGGGTCATGCGGCGGACGGCCACCTGGCTTCGATGAAGAACGGTACAAGAAACGCAACACCGTCGAACGGGCGATCAACCGGCTCAAGCACGCCAGAGCCGTGGCCACCCGCTACGACAAGCGCGGCTACG